The Dehalococcoidia bacterium genome includes the window GTGGCTTGGTTATATGCTGAAGGTTTATTGTCCCACTAACGGAACAAGTTTTCCGTCTTTATAATATGCCAGCAGTCCCACGCCATTGTGAGTGCCATTTGCGTTGATCTTGAATGGTCCTGCCGGTGCGTTCTCCCAGACGAAGTTCCCCGAGCGGGCCGCCTTCTGGATATCCGCAGGCTTATCCGATCCGGCCATCTCTATGGACTTCAATCCTACCCAGATGGTCTGATACATTATGAAATGGCCTGACGTAGGACGCTCGCTGTATTGCGCCGTCCAGATGTCCTCAAACTCTTTGGATCCGGGATAAGGCAGCCCGGGCATCCATAAAAGCCAATGGTAGGTACCCTCTGACCCTTTCTCTTTCAAAGCAGGGCCGCTTGAGCTACTATCGGTGCTGATGAATTTGATATCGCCCCAGCCGCCAAGTTCAGGCATTTGCTTAAAGATGTTCATGTAAAACGCGTCAGTTCCTCCGCCGGCCCCAAAGAGAACATCGGGGTTCTTTTGCCTGATGGCAGTAAGCAATGGCGAGAAATCGACTGTGCTGACTTCGGGGTATTGCTCATAGACGACATTCACGCCAGCAGCCTCCAGCATTTTCTTCATTAGGGAACCGCGGGCGCGAATGTCGTCCATGTTCACCATAATGAAGCCCGCTGTTTTGGGCTTGAACTCCCTCAAGGCAAAATTCAACACCATCGGTCCGTTATCAGTGGCGTTCGGATATGCACAGCGTATGGTGTATGGCCTGTTGCTCAGGTCCACTGGGGTGGATCCCACGCTGAAAAACGGCACCTTGCCCTCTTCCGCAGCATCGGATGTGGCCGTGAGACAGGCTGCGCTCGCCCCGCCAACAAGGACGGCCGAAACACCTTGCAACGCCAGCTTCTTGTAGCCTGCTATGCTATCGGCTACCTGAGTCATATCATCCTGTTTGACCCACTTGACAGGCCTCATCACTCCACCAACATTAAGACCTCCCCTCTCCTCCAGTTGTTTGTCGACAATCTTGAGTATCTGGTCGACAATCTGCCCCCCCCTGGCCCCTGCCCCTGACCATGAGGTCAGAACGCCAATTTTCACCGGCTCGTCCGAGACAGGCGGCGTAGGAGTTGCTGCAGGTGTCGTCCCAGGCTCCTCTTTATCATCGTCTCCGCAAGCCATGAGAGCTGACACTAGTAATACTGAAATCAAAACGAAGGCTGCGATCTTGTATATGAATCCCAACTTCTGATGCATGGCCTACCTCTCTTATCATATTTGACCCTGTTTTGTTCCGTTTCTAGCCTCACATTCTGGCACACGGCGATTCAACATGAGGTCTGAATGGGATTTCCTCTTCTTTTCAAGTGATATCGGTTCGCAATGTCACGACGGTGTTGAATGCATATCCACATTGAGCAGTGGTCCCTTTCCATCACCTCCTTTCGGCTGACGCGGCTGTTTAGTTTTGATTTCAGCCTCGATTTCGACCCTTGTTGTAATGCCTTCACTCACACGTATCTGGGAGAATCAACTCAGATTCAGATTGAGGGGAAAATCCTCCATTAGAACAGCCAATCAGCTTACTTTCACCACTTATGAGGCATCCCCTTAGCTCAAACCCAATGATCCGATCAACATAATCTCCGATAAAATCGACTGGTCCTTCGTCCATCGCCTAGCCATGGATAAGTACTCTCCTCAAGGGGCAGAAGGCTACGATCCGCTCTCCCTATTTAAGGCACAACTTTTGATCTATCTCAGAGAAGTGAAATCGGATCGGCATCTGGCGGCTACCCTGCAATACAATGCAGGCTTTGACTCCCTTGCGGATTCAACTTCCTGAGGACACCTTCCAACGGCACTTTCACCAATTTCCGCGATCATCTGGGAGAAGATATCCTCATCAAGCCCTTCATTGTTCGATTGCCCAAGCTATCACGCTGAAGGTCATCGGGGTTCGGTATACTGCCACTGATCCCACTCACTTATGGGCGTATTCCAACCGGTTCGGCAAAAAGACCTGCTCCTTCAAGGGGATTTGCGATTGTCCCCGGAGCTATTCGGAATAAGCTCATACTATAGCAAGGCTGCTATTCGGCAGCCTGGAGCCTTACCCCCGAAGAAGGTAAGGCTCCAGACGCCACGAAAGGGAAAGGAGACTCTCCCCCCGCTGGTACGTCGGGGGGATGATGATTCAAGAATCAGAC containing:
- a CDS encoding ABC transporter substrate-binding protein, with product MHQKLGFIYKIAAFVLISVLLVSALMACGDDDKEEPGTTPAATPTPPVSDEPVKIGVLTSWSGAGARGGQIVDQILKIVDKQLEERGGLNVGGVMRPVKWVKQDDMTQVADSIAGYKKLALQGVSAVLVGGASAACLTATSDAAEEGKVPFFSVGSTPVDLSNRPYTIRCAYPNATDNGPMVLNFALREFKPKTAGFIMVNMDDIRARGSLMKKMLEAAGVNVVYEQYPEVSTVDFSPLLTAIRQKNPDVLFGAGGGTDAFYMNIFKQMPELGGWGDIKFISTDSSSSGPALKEKGSEGTYHWLLWMPGLPYPGSKEFEDIWTAQYSERPTSGHFIMYQTIWVGLKSIEMAGSDKPADIQKAARSGNFVWENAPAGPFKINANGTHNGVGLLAYYKDGKLVPLVGQ